The Chitinibacter bivalviorum genomic interval TTAAGCCAGCCACTTCGGCGCAATCGCCGACGGCGTAAATGTGCGCAGCACTGCTTTGCAATTGACGATCAACTACGATGCCACGGTTAATTGTCAGCCCCGCTGCGGCGGCCAATTGCGTGCGCGAGCGCAGGCCAACTGCCGACAGCACCAAATCAGCAGTCACAATCGAGCCATCGCTTAAGGTCAGCGCGTAGCCTTGTTCGATCGCATCAACGGCACTGGCCGAGACGCCCATTTTGAATTCAACGCCCGCCTCGGTAAGTTTGGCGGCGAGGCGCTCCCCTGCTTCGGCGGGCAATAGGCGCGACAAAGGCCAGTTTGACGGATCAAGCACCACAGGCTTGATGCCGCGCGCCAGCAAGTCATTGGCAAATTCGCAGCCGATCAGCCCGGCGCCCAGAATAGCGACCGTTTTTACGCCTTCAAGCGCGGCGCTAAATTTGGCAAAGTCGTCCAGATCATTGACGCTCATGACGCCCGCGGCACCATTGCCTGAGAGTGGTAAGCGAATCGGGTCAGCACCCAGCGCGAGCACCAAATCGCGGTAAGGCAATACTCGGCCATCGTTGATGGTGACGGTTTGAGCGGCAGCATCAATCGCGCTGATTTCAGTGTGGGCCAAAATGGTGGCATTGAGCTCGCTTGCCATCGTTTCGGCCGACTTCATCACCAATTGCTGGATGCTTTTGTTACCAGCCAGTGCATTGGAGAGCATGGGTTTGGAATAGAAACCGGCATGATCACGCGAAATCACCGTTAGCGGCGTCGCGGTATCGAGCTTGCGCAGCTCACGGGCCAGATTGTAAGCGGCAAGGCCGCTGCCAATAATGATGATGGGGTGGCTC includes:
- a CDS encoding NAD(P)/FAD-dependent oxidoreductase, with product MSHPIIIIGSGLAAYNLARELRKLDTATPLTVISRDHAGFYSKPMLSNALAGNKSIQQLVMKSAETMASELNATILAHTEISAIDAAAQTVTINDGRVLPYRDLVLALGADPIRLPLSGNGAAGVMSVNDLDDFAKFSAALEGVKTVAILGAGLIGCEFANDLLARGIKPVVLDPSNWPLSRLLPAEAGERLAAKLTEAGVEFKMGVSASAVDAIEQGYALTLSDGSIVTADLVLSAVGLRSRTQLAAAAGLTINRGIVVDRQLQSSAAHIYAVGDCAEVAGLTLPFVLPIMQQARALAATLAGTPTVVKYPAMPVVVKTPACPTVVAPPAIGAEGDWQVEIADDGITARFVGSADELLGFALIGAATSQRQAMAQQLPPVLV